In one window of bacterium DNA:
- a CDS encoding DMT family transporter — MGLTWFSFSVFATLLLGVAMALYKLPSAKKQNRFVATFWSLAVPAGLALVFFHSYISLSTPAMLWTALLWGVTFTCIALLQMYALSHVDTNVLFPITTTTSLVITVLVGIFFFSEHITVVQTLGIILAVITIFLFLYKGGKLQYSPLLIGVGSGIVFISAFNKVLQKIVAGKFDIHAFQIYQYLFAAIFSLILYLIIHRRDWKKHIFSGGLGIGSLIGVFSFFGGYSLYIALTKGPFPLITSIHSLYIFVTALTAYFLFQEELSKKKMILLFLAIFAVILIRIG, encoded by the coding sequence GTATTTGCCACACTGCTTCTCGGTGTGGCAATGGCATTATATAAATTACCGTCGGCGAAAAAACAAAATCGGTTTGTTGCCACTTTTTGGTCGCTTGCCGTTCCAGCAGGATTGGCTCTTGTGTTTTTCCATTCATATATTTCTTTGAGCACACCTGCGATGCTGTGGACAGCACTGCTTTGGGGGGTCACATTTACTTGTATTGCGCTTCTTCAAATGTATGCATTGAGTCATGTTGATACTAATGTTTTATTTCCTATCACCACAACCACAAGCCTCGTCATTACCGTTCTCGTAGGCATATTTTTCTTTAGTGAGCATATTACCGTTGTTCAAACTCTTGGTATTATTCTTGCAGTCATTACCATTTTCTTGTTTCTCTATAAGGGCGGAAAACTGCAGTACTCTCCTCTCTTGATTGGTGTTGGTTCTGGAATTGTTTTTATTTCCGCCTTTAATAAAGTTCTTCAAAAAATTGTTGCTGGAAAATTTGATATTCATGCTTTTCAAATTTATCAATACTTATTTGCGGCTATATTTTCCCTAATACTTTATTTAATTATTCATCGTCGCGATTGGAAAAAACATATTTTTTCTGGCGGGCTAGGCATTGGAAGTTTAATAGGCGTTTTTAGTTTTTTCGGGGGTTACTCACTTTATATCGCGTTGACGAAAGGACCGTTCCCGTTGATTACTTCTATTCATTCGCTTTACATTTTTGTAACAGCACTAACCGCATATTTTTTATTTCAAGAAGAACTTTCAAAGAAGAAAATGATTCTTTTGTTTTTGGCGATCTTTGCAGTAATTCTCATTCGCATCGGATAA